The following proteins come from a genomic window of Sardina pilchardus chromosome 13, fSarPil1.1, whole genome shotgun sequence:
- the naalad2 gene encoding N-acetylated-alpha-linked acidic dipeptidase 2, translated as MSRESVHVGWICRFVVLAAIFLTGFIIGWFGRPSAVRSAGEPPDRLDQFLLQIQARNIRQYLRDFSRLPHLAGTEQNLRLAERIRDDWAEFGLEGAELVPYDVLLSYPNQSTPNYIAILNTHSQEIFKSSLSEPVPEGYENISDIVPPYNAFSAQGQPEGDLVYVNYGRTEDFLQLERDMNINCSGKIAIARYGKIFRGNKVKNAMLAGAVGIVLFSDPADYAAAGVALYPQGWNLPGGGAQRGNVLNLNGAGDPLTPGYPAKEYTYRFDPEEGVGLPKIPVHPIGYDDAVHLLKNMGGPAPPSGWRGALNVSYRIGPGFTGHAHNQTVRLNVFSINQVTRIYNVIGKIKGAEEPDRYVILGGHRDAWVFGGIDPLSGAATVHEIARSAGALMKTGWRPRRTMLFASWDAEEFGLLGSTEWAEENAKILQERAVAYINADSAIEGMYTLRVDCTPSLHTLVYDITKKVSSPEDGEESLSLYDSWHKRDNWTNERDAPRISKLGSGSDFEAYFIRLGIAAGRARYTKNRVTERYSSYPLYHTVYETFELVIGWYDPSFRRLEAVARVRAGLVFRLADSRLLPLDCEEYARALQKYSRVIRDLAHTHPDAIRTHRVSFDPLFSAVQNFSKAAQDFHQRLNALHTSNVLEMRMVNDQLMYLERAFVDPLGLPGRPFYRHVIFAPSSHNKYAGESFPGIYDALFGIERAADAPAAWREVKRQISIATFTVQAAAMTLTPP; from the exons ATGAGTCGCGAGAGTGTTCATGTCGGATGGATCTGTCGCTTCGTCGTTTTAGCGGCGATTTTCCTCACGGGCTTCATCATAG gctggTTTGGCCGTCCCTCTGCTGTGCGCTCGGCTGGTGAACCTCCAGACCGACTGGATCAGTTCCTCCTCCAGATTCAAGCCCGCAACATCAGGCAGTACCTCAG ggaCTTCTCTCGTCTTCCTCACCTGGCGGGGACGGAGCAGAACCTTCGTCTGGCGGAGCGTATCCGTGACGACTGGGCGGAGTTTGGCCTGGAGGGGGCGGAGCTTGTGCCGTATGACGTCCTGCTGTCGTATCCCAACCAGAGCACACCCAACTACAtagccatcctcaacacacactcacaagag atcttcAAGTCGTCTCTGTCGGAGCCTGTGCCAGAGGGCTATGAGAACATCTCTGATATCGTCCCACCGTACAACGCCTTTTCTGCTCAAGGACAACcagag ggtgatcTGGTGTATGTGAACTATGGGAGGACTGAGGACTTCCTCCAGCTGGAGAGAGACATGAACATCAACTGCAGCGGCAAGATCGCCATCGCACGCTACGGGAAAATCTTCAGAGgaaacaag gtgaagaATGCCATGCTGGCGGGTGCGGTGGGCATCGTGCTGTTCTCTGACCCTGCAGACTACGCTGCTGCTGGGGTGGCGCTGTACCCGCAGGGCTGGAACCTACCAGGAGGGGGCGCTCAGCGCGGCAACGTGCTCAACCTCAATGGAGCCGGAGACCCACTCACACCCGGATACCCtgccaaag AATACACTTACAGATTTGATCCTGAAGAAGGGGTGGGACTCCCTAAGATTCCGGTGCATCCCATTGGATATGATGACGCTGTCCATCTTCTGAA GAATATGGGAGGCCCCGCCCCCCCCAGTGGTTGGAGAGGAGCGCTGAACGTGTCGTACCGCATCGGCCCGGGCTTCACTGGCCACGCCCACAACCA aactgtgCGTCTGAATGTCTTCAGCATCAACCAAGTGACACGGATCTACAATGTCATCGGCAAGATCAAAGGAGCCGaggagccag acaGGTATGTGATTCTGGGGGGGCATCGTGACGCGTGGGTGTTTGGGGGGATCGACCCCCTCAGTGGAGCTGCTACTGTTCATGAGATCGCCAGAAGTGCAGGAGCACTGATgaagacag gctggcgTCCTCGGAGGACGATGCTGTTTGCCAGCTGGGATGCAGAGGAGTTCGGCCTCCTGGGATCTACAGAGTGggcagag GAGAATGCCAAAATACTCCAAGAGAGAGCAGTCGCCTACATCAACGCTGACTCTGCCATAgagg gaaTGTACACTCTGAGGGTAGACTGCACCCCCTCTCTACATACTCTGGTGTATGACATCACTAAGAAG gtgtcaagtccagaggatggggaggagagtCTGTCTCTTTATGACAGCTGGCATAAGCGGGATAATTGGACCAATGAGAGAGATgccccaag gatcAGTAAGCTGGGTTCAGGAAGTGATTTTGAGGCGTATTTTATTCGTCTGGGAATCGCAGCAGGGAGAGCCAGATACACCAAGAATcgg gtgacggAGCGCTACAGCAGCTACCCGCTGTACCACACGGTGTACGAGACGTTCGAGCTGGTGATTGGCTGGTACGACCCGTCCTTCAGGCGTCTGGAGGCGGTGGCCCGCGTGAGGGCGGGGCTAGTCTTCCGATTGGCCGATTCTAGACTCCTCCCCCTAGACTGTGAGGAGTACGCGCGGGCCCTGCAGAAGTACTCGCGAGTGATCCGAgacctcgcacacacacaccccgacgcCATCCGTACACACCGCGTCTCATtcg atcctCTGTTCTCTGCAGTGCAGAACTTCTCCAAAGCAGCACAGGACTTTCACCAACGTCTGAATGCACTCCACACTAGCaa tgtTCTGGAGATGCGTATGGTGAATGACCAGCTTATGTACCTTGAGAGGGCATTTGTGGATCCACTGGGGTTGCCTGGGCGACCATTCTAcag gcatgtcaTCTTCGCCCCCAGCAGTCATAATAAGTATGCGGGCGAGTCGTTCCCGGGCATCTACGACGCGCTGTTTGGCATCGAGCGGGCGGCCGACGCCCCTGCAGCCTGGCGCGAGGTCAAGCGGCAGATTAGCATCGCCACCTTCACCGTGCAGGCCGCCGCCATGACCCTCACCCCACCTTGA